A DNA window from Niabella yanshanensis contains the following coding sequences:
- a CDS encoding YpdA family putative bacillithiol disulfide reductase: MQSHFSVIIVGGGPIGLACALEAQKNNISYLVLEKGCLVNSLYHYPVNMTFFSTSDRLEIGNVPFVSNNAKPTRNESLEYYRRVTQNFNVNIHLFEKVIQVDIAQVTDGRSYFHIQSSKANYTCDHVIIATGFYDIPYLLQVPGEELSKVTHYYSDPHFYAFQDVVVVGAMNSAVDAALETFRKGARVTMVVKGDAIGSRVKYWVKPDIENRIKEGAIKAYFNASLKAIREHEVDIDTPEGPVTLKNDWVIAATGYQPNLDFLEKTGIELSKDEVRCPVLNPDTHETNIPGIYLAGVICGGMNTHRLFIENSREHAVMIFKDIRQKAQHA, encoded by the coding sequence ATGCAATCTCATTTTTCGGTGATCATCGTTGGGGGTGGGCCTATAGGACTGGCCTGCGCTTTGGAAGCCCAAAAAAACAATATTTCTTACCTGGTTCTTGAAAAGGGATGCCTGGTTAATTCGTTGTATCACTACCCGGTGAACATGACTTTTTTTTCCACTTCCGATCGTCTCGAGATTGGAAATGTGCCGTTTGTGTCAAATAATGCCAAGCCTACCCGCAACGAAAGCCTGGAGTATTACCGCAGGGTAACGCAGAACTTCAATGTAAACATTCATCTTTTTGAGAAAGTAATCCAAGTCGACATAGCACAGGTGACAGATGGCAGAAGTTACTTTCATATTCAAAGCAGCAAGGCCAATTATACCTGCGACCATGTAATTATTGCTACAGGTTTTTACGATATCCCCTACCTGTTGCAGGTACCGGGAGAAGAGCTATCTAAAGTAACCCATTATTATAGCGATCCGCATTTTTATGCCTTCCAGGACGTAGTGGTGGTAGGCGCTATGAACTCGGCTGTAGATGCCGCTCTGGAAACCTTCCGCAAAGGCGCCCGGGTAACCATGGTGGTGAAAGGAGACGCTATTGGCTCAAGAGTAAAGTACTGGGTGAAGCCGGATATTGAGAACAGGATCAAAGAAGGCGCCATTAAGGCCTATTTTAACGCATCATTGAAAGCCATTCGCGAACATGAAGTAGATATTGATACGCCTGAAGGCCCGGTAACGTTGAAAAACGACTGGGTTATTGCCGCTACTGGCTATCAACCCAACCTCGATTTCCTGGAAAAAACGGGCATTGAGCTAAGCAAGGATGAGGTACGCTGCCCAGTGCTCAATCCTGATACACACGAAACAAATATTCCCGGCATTTATCTTGCTGGTGTTATATGTGGCGGCATGAATACCCACCGCCTGTTTATTGAAAACTCAAGGGAACATGCCGTGATGATCTTTAAGGATATCAGGCAGAAAGCACAGCATGCCTGA
- a CDS encoding pyruvate dehydrogenase complex E1 component subunit beta: MARIIAFREALREAMNEEMRRDDRVFLMGEEVAEYNGAYKVSQGMLAEFGPKRILDTPIAELGFTAVGVGAAQRGLRPIVEFMTWNFAVLALDQILNTASKMLAMSGGQISCPIVFRGGNGSAGQLGAQHSTAFESLYANIPGIKVVSPSNPYDAKGLLKQAIRYEEDPVIYMESEQMYGDKMEVPEEEYYIELGKADVKREGTDVTIVSFNKMMKVALGAAAELEKEGISAEVIDLRTIRPLDVPTIVKSIQKTNRLVIVEEQWPFASVSSEIAYNVQKDAFDYLDAPIRRITAADAPLHYAANLVAAALPDVARTVKLVKEVMYQKK; encoded by the coding sequence ATGGCAAGAATTATTGCATTTAGAGAGGCTTTAAGAGAAGCTATGAATGAGGAGATGAGAAGGGATGACAGGGTGTTTCTAATGGGTGAAGAAGTTGCCGAATATAACGGCGCGTATAAAGTAAGCCAGGGTATGCTGGCAGAATTTGGTCCTAAAAGAATTTTAGATACACCTATCGCAGAGCTGGGTTTTACTGCAGTGGGTGTAGGTGCGGCACAGCGAGGGTTAAGGCCTATTGTTGAATTTATGACCTGGAACTTTGCCGTTCTGGCATTGGATCAGATTTTGAATACTGCCTCTAAAATGCTGGCAATGAGTGGTGGACAGATCTCTTGTCCCATCGTTTTCAGGGGAGGAAATGGTTCTGCCGGCCAATTGGGTGCGCAGCACAGTACTGCTTTTGAGTCGTTGTATGCAAATATTCCGGGAATCAAAGTGGTTTCTCCAAGCAACCCTTACGATGCGAAAGGTTTGTTGAAGCAAGCCATCCGTTACGAAGAAGACCCCGTAATTTACATGGAGAGCGAGCAGATGTACGGTGATAAAATGGAAGTGCCTGAAGAAGAATATTATATCGAACTGGGAAAAGCCGATGTGAAAAGAGAGGGAACTGATGTAACCATCGTTTCTTTTAATAAAATGATGAAAGTGGCTTTGGGTGCTGCGGCAGAGCTGGAAAAAGAAGGTATCAGCGCTGAAGTGATCGATTTGCGCACCATTCGTCCTTTGGATGTGCCTACTATTGTTAAAAGTATCCAGAAAACAAACCGCCTGGTAATTGTAGAAGAGCAGTGGCCATTTGCTTCTGTTTCTTCTGAAATTGCTTACAATGTTCAGAAAGATGCTTTTGATTACCTGGATGCGCCTATCCGCCGTATTACTGCGGCTGATGCGCCTTTACACTATGCGGCCAACCTGGTAGCTGCTGCTTTACCGGATGTGGCCCGTACGGTGAAACTGGTAAAAGAAGTGATGTACCAGAAAAAATAA
- a CDS encoding sigma-54-dependent transcriptional regulator, producing the protein MPHRNKTNDNAPLILVVDDEVSIRKTLIEILSFEGYKTHEASDGEQGIKIFSEHKFDAVLCDIKMPKMDGMEFLNKALEIAPDVPVIMISGHGTIETAVEAVKKGAYDFISKPPDLNRLLITIKNALDKGTLVTETKVLRKKISRVQEIVGDSEPIKRIKETIDKVAPTEARVLVTGENGVGKELVARWLHEKSTRNASPLVEVNCAAIPTELIESELFGHEKGSFTSAVKQRIGKFEQANGGTLFLDEIGDMSLSAQAKVLRALQEGKITRVGADKDISVDVRVIAATNKDLLEEVEQKNFRLDLYHRLSVILIHVPSLNDRRDDIPQLIDRFLESICADYGIAKKGIDDSAIKLLQQHNWTGNIRELRNVVERLVILSGKTIIADDVKNYANP; encoded by the coding sequence GTGCCCCATAGAAATAAGACAAACGACAATGCACCTCTCATACTCGTAGTTGACGACGAGGTGTCTATCCGTAAAACTTTAATAGAAATACTATCATTTGAAGGCTATAAAACACATGAGGCTTCAGATGGCGAACAGGGAATTAAAATATTCTCCGAGCATAAATTTGATGCGGTTTTGTGCGATATTAAAATGCCCAAAATGGACGGGATGGAGTTCCTCAACAAGGCGTTGGAAATTGCACCCGATGTTCCGGTTATTATGATATCGGGTCATGGTACCATTGAAACAGCGGTAGAAGCGGTAAAAAAAGGCGCCTATGATTTTATTTCAAAGCCGCCGGATCTGAACCGGTTACTGATCACCATTAAAAATGCACTGGATAAGGGTACGCTTGTTACAGAAACCAAAGTGCTGCGTAAAAAAATATCCAGGGTGCAGGAAATTGTAGGAGACTCTGAACCTATTAAGCGTATTAAAGAAACAATTGATAAAGTAGCGCCTACCGAAGCCAGGGTGCTGGTAACCGGTGAAAATGGCGTGGGTAAAGAACTGGTGGCCCGCTGGCTGCATGAAAAAAGTACCCGTAATGCCAGCCCGTTGGTAGAAGTAAATTGTGCCGCTATTCCAACAGAATTGATCGAGTCTGAATTGTTCGGTCATGAAAAAGGATCTTTTACATCGGCCGTTAAACAAAGAATCGGAAAATTTGAGCAGGCAAACGGGGGAACCCTTTTCCTGGATGAGATAGGTGACATGAGCCTGAGCGCGCAGGCCAAAGTGCTTCGTGCCTTGCAGGAGGGGAAAATAACAAGGGTAGGGGCAGATAAGGATATTAGTGTTGATGTGCGTGTAATAGCGGCTACCAATAAAGATCTGCTGGAAGAAGTGGAGCAAAAAAATTTCAGGCTCGATTTATACCACCGCCTCAGTGTAATATTAATTCATGTGCCTTCTTTAAATGACCGCAGGGATGATATCCCTCAGTTAATTGACCGGTTTCTGGAAAGCATTTGTGCGGACTATGGTATCGCCAAGAAAGGCATTGACGACAGTGCCATTAAATTATTGCAACAGCATAACTGGACGGGAAATATAAGGGAACTGCGTAACGTAGTAGAACGGCTGGTTATTTTGAGCGGCAAAACAATTATTGCAGATGATGTAAAGAATTATGCAAATCCGTAA
- a CDS encoding metallopeptidase TldD-related protein — protein MTTATRALLLMGSILLFANAYAQDRLSGVLKNELQREFTQLKAADKNVYYMSYRVDDIVSYRVTASFGVINSIDSNRVRIFTPTVRVGSYQFDNTHNMQSGGAPGTLPIVENEDILKLSIWKSTDMAYKNAAQIYEQLLTNKKVRVAEEDTAADFSNARREVYFDAPLNYKALKPDLDKVAAALKKITQVFKQNPDLLQGGANFEFKITRKYFVDTDGSDIVENGTETWQSIFGNTKAADGMELPLYKLYFAYMPSGLPAGDSVLADVSGMSVKLSALKNSPLADPFVGPAILSGRAAGVFFHEIFGHRLEGKRMKNEFDGQTFKNKIGTEVLPAFLSIAMDPTTKNVSGSQVNGYYKFDDEGVAAQKVAVVEEGILRNFLMTRTPINGVSGSNGHARTAPGGIPESRQSNLVVTGKSEKTFSELRDMLIAECKKQGKQYGYLFQDVQGGFTNVGRTTPNAFNVLPTEVYKIYTDDKPDELVRGVDLIGTPLSMFKHITACSNTTETFNGMCGSGSGWVPVSASSPAIFVDVIETQKKSKSSERLPVLPRPDLDKQ, from the coding sequence ATGACTACAGCAACCCGCGCTTTACTGCTAATGGGCTCCATTTTACTTTTTGCCAATGCCTATGCCCAGGACCGGCTTTCGGGCGTTTTGAAGAACGAACTACAGCGTGAGTTTACGCAGCTAAAGGCGGCCGATAAAAATGTGTACTACATGAGCTACCGGGTGGACGATATTGTATCCTACCGGGTAACAGCCAGTTTCGGCGTTATCAATTCTATTGACTCTAACCGGGTAAGAATTTTTACACCAACCGTACGGGTAGGCAGTTATCAGTTCGATAATACGCATAATATGCAATCTGGAGGAGCTCCGGGAACTTTACCGATTGTAGAGAACGAGGATATACTAAAGTTATCTATCTGGAAAAGTACGGATATGGCTTATAAGAACGCAGCACAGATATATGAACAATTGCTGACTAACAAAAAAGTACGGGTAGCTGAAGAAGATACCGCCGCAGACTTTTCCAATGCCAGGCGGGAGGTTTATTTTGATGCCCCTTTAAATTATAAAGCGCTGAAACCCGACCTGGACAAGGTTGCTGCTGCGCTAAAAAAAATCACACAGGTATTTAAGCAAAATCCTGACCTGTTACAGGGAGGGGCCAATTTTGAATTTAAGATCACCCGTAAATATTTTGTCGATACCGACGGATCGGACATCGTTGAAAATGGAACCGAAACCTGGCAGAGTATTTTTGGCAATACCAAAGCAGCCGACGGAATGGAGCTGCCGCTTTACAAACTGTATTTTGCTTATATGCCGTCCGGTTTGCCGGCCGGCGATAGTGTCCTGGCCGATGTATCCGGTATGAGTGTCAAGTTGAGCGCACTGAAAAACTCACCATTGGCAGATCCTTTTGTGGGTCCTGCAATTCTTTCAGGCAGGGCTGCCGGTGTGTTCTTCCACGAAATTTTCGGGCACCGGCTTGAAGGCAAGCGAATGAAAAATGAATTTGACGGACAAACCTTTAAAAATAAAATAGGCACCGAAGTATTACCGGCTTTTTTAAGTATTGCGATGGATCCGACCACAAAAAATGTTTCGGGTTCCCAGGTGAACGGGTACTATAAATTCGATGATGAAGGAGTAGCCGCACAAAAGGTAGCGGTAGTAGAGGAGGGGATACTGCGCAATTTTTTAATGACGCGTACACCTATTAACGGCGTGAGCGGCAGTAACGGCCATGCACGTACTGCGCCTGGTGGTATTCCGGAGAGCAGGCAAAGTAACCTGGTAGTAACCGGCAAAAGCGAAAAAACATTCAGTGAATTAAGGGATATGCTGATTGCAGAATGCAAGAAACAAGGTAAACAGTACGGGTATCTCTTCCAGGATGTGCAGGGAGGGTTTACCAATGTAGGTCGTACTACACCAAACGCTTTTAATGTATTGCCTACAGAAGTGTATAAGATTTATACAGATGATAAGCCAGACGAATTGGTACGGGGAGTGGACTTGATTGGCACACCGCTTTCAATGTTCAAACATATTACAGCTTGCAGTAACACAACAGAAACCTTTAACGGTATGTGTGGCTCCGGCTCAGGCTGGGTGCCGGTTTCGGCTTCATCGCCTGCCATTTTTGTTGATGTAATTGAAACGCAGAAAAAAAGTAAATCGTCTGAGCGCTTGCCGGTATTGCCGAGGCCGGACCTGGACAAGCAGTAA
- a CDS encoding metallopeptidase TldD-related protein, which produces MRIRIFFLVLILGFTGFVVKAQDLKDNFYVKVLNDELQRNIQRLHLPDLEKPFYIAYNLQNVNSYHLSSERGEITTVVKTPVNNKSVSVKLRVGDYHRNFDYMMYDGYFANLPDEASADEYRRLLWLETDRAYKNNARQFSGFMSSLKRVSVDEKELALDDLARITPVVKDFGAIQPIQLDTKKWEQQLKVLSALFIAYPKITTSYCRLLVNSSENYIVSSEGSVIRKPGGAVTFMAYGATSDEEGNNYNSNYSITVKSMEELPAWDQLHTKVKELISKIQQKELAKAFEGSYMGPVLFMGNAVTDIVNQCFSNTLQTRRKPIIGYNSGGTSYEEKLGQKLVASDLTVTAIPSLKMVNGKHTTGHYEIDDEGVVPADSLVLIEAGILKSLLNGRTPTRKFLKSQGFAQSFMGRNYNAGVLRLTSSKIASADSMQVRLLRLAKEEGLTAAYMVKDMSSNSPEIYKIDVATGKTEMVNECRITPLAMKSLRRFILASDKQQLENSSDYSIISPESLIVNEIEIEQSETTTKPKPIIVSNPLLDKSAAGTRGKTTGKIKKAVKK; this is translated from the coding sequence ATGAGAATTAGAATTTTCTTCCTTGTATTAATCTTGGGTTTTACGGGCTTTGTAGTAAAAGCACAGGATCTGAAAGATAATTTTTATGTAAAAGTGCTGAATGATGAGTTGCAGCGAAATATTCAGCGCCTGCATTTACCCGACCTGGAAAAGCCATTTTACATAGCCTATAACCTGCAAAACGTAAACAGTTATCATTTAAGCAGCGAACGTGGTGAAATAACAACGGTAGTTAAAACGCCGGTTAACAATAAATCGGTATCCGTTAAGCTAAGGGTGGGAGACTATCATCGCAATTTCGATTATATGATGTATGACGGGTATTTTGCGAACCTCCCGGATGAAGCCAGTGCAGATGAATACCGCCGTCTTTTATGGCTGGAAACAGACCGGGCCTATAAAAATAATGCCCGCCAGTTCAGTGGCTTTATGTCGTCGTTAAAAAGAGTAAGTGTGGATGAAAAAGAGCTGGCCCTGGATGATCTCGCCCGTATCACGCCGGTGGTAAAGGATTTTGGCGCTATTCAGCCTATTCAATTAGATACAAAAAAATGGGAACAGCAGCTTAAAGTTTTATCGGCCCTGTTTATCGCGTATCCTAAAATTACCACTTCTTATTGTCGTTTGTTGGTCAACAGTTCCGAAAACTACATAGTGAGCAGCGAAGGCTCGGTGATACGCAAACCGGGCGGTGCCGTTACCTTTATGGCCTATGGCGCTACTTCTGATGAGGAAGGCAACAATTATAATAGTAACTATTCTATCACGGTAAAAAGTATGGAAGAGTTGCCTGCATGGGATCAGTTACATACCAAGGTAAAAGAACTCATTAGTAAAATACAACAAAAAGAACTGGCTAAAGCATTTGAAGGGTCTTATATGGGACCGGTATTATTTATGGGTAATGCTGTAACCGATATCGTCAATCAGTGTTTTTCCAATACCCTGCAAACCCGGCGTAAACCAATTATAGGATATAATTCAGGCGGAACCAGCTATGAAGAAAAGCTGGGACAAAAGCTGGTAGCCTCTGATCTTACAGTAACAGCAATACCTTCATTGAAAATGGTGAATGGTAAACATACTACCGGTCATTACGAAATAGATGACGAAGGCGTTGTGCCGGCTGATTCCCTGGTATTGATAGAAGCCGGTATTTTAAAGAGCTTGCTGAATGGGAGGACGCCTACCAGAAAATTCCTGAAGTCACAGGGATTTGCGCAATCTTTCATGGGTAGAAATTACAATGCGGGTGTTTTGAGACTCACTTCTTCCAAAATCGCCTCTGCCGATTCGATGCAGGTCCGGTTATTGCGTTTGGCGAAGGAAGAAGGACTCACTGCTGCCTACATGGTAAAAGATATGTCCTCCAATAGTCCGGAAATATACAAAATCGATGTGGCGACCGGGAAAACAGAAATGGTGAATGAATGCAGGATTACTCCATTGGCCATGAAATCTTTAAGACGATTTATACTAGCGTCCGATAAGCAACAGTTAGAGAACAGTTCAGACTATAGTATTATTTCACCTGAAAGTTTGATCGTTAACGAAATAGAAATAGAGCAAAGTGAAACAACAACGAAGCCTAAACCCATCATTGTTTCGAATCCGCTTTTAGATAAGTCCGCA